The Streptomyces sp. NBC_00670 genome window below encodes:
- a CDS encoding 8-amino-7-oxononanoate synthase: protein MAFGWIEEQARARRRAGLVRTLRPRAADSPLLDLAGNDYLGLARHPEITRSAAEAARVWGAGSTGSRLVTGTTELHTTLERELAEFCGFEAALVLATGYAANLAAVTTLAPHGSLLVSDAGNHASLIDGCRLARGTTQVVAHADPDAVRKALGTHRGVAVVVSDTVFSVDGDAAPLGRLAAAAREYGAGLVLDDAHGLGVLGEGGRGAAHAAGLAGAPDVVVTATLSKSLGSQGGVVLGPAAVIAHLVNAARTFIFDTGLAPAAVGAALAALRLLRREPGRAARAREVSLTLYERLTAEGFEAVRPDAAVVSVRAPSPERAVRWAEDCRTAGLAVGCFRPPSVPDGVSRLRLTARADLTDGQLDRAVEVIRATRP, encoded by the coding sequence ATGGCGTTCGGGTGGATCGAGGAACAGGCACGGGCGCGCCGCCGGGCGGGTCTGGTACGGACCCTGCGGCCGCGCGCCGCGGATTCCCCGCTGCTGGATCTGGCGGGCAACGACTACCTGGGCCTCGCCCGCCACCCCGAGATCACCCGTTCGGCCGCCGAGGCGGCCCGCGTGTGGGGAGCGGGGTCCACCGGTTCCCGGCTCGTCACCGGCACGACCGAGCTGCACACGACCCTGGAGCGCGAACTCGCCGAGTTCTGCGGCTTCGAGGCGGCCCTCGTCCTCGCCACCGGCTACGCGGCCAACCTCGCCGCCGTCACCACGCTCGCGCCGCACGGTTCCCTGCTCGTCTCCGACGCCGGCAACCACGCCTCGCTCATCGACGGCTGCCGGCTCGCCCGCGGCACCACCCAGGTCGTGGCGCACGCCGACCCGGACGCGGTGCGCAAGGCGCTGGGCACCCACCGGGGAGTGGCCGTCGTCGTCTCCGACACGGTGTTCTCGGTGGACGGGGACGCGGCACCGCTCGGTCGACTGGCGGCGGCGGCACGGGAGTACGGGGCGGGACTGGTCCTCGACGACGCCCACGGCCTCGGCGTGCTCGGCGAGGGCGGCCGGGGTGCCGCGCACGCGGCGGGGCTGGCGGGGGCACCGGACGTGGTGGTGACGGCAACCCTGTCGAAGTCGCTGGGCAGCCAGGGCGGGGTCGTCCTGGGACCGGCGGCGGTGATCGCACACCTGGTCAACGCGGCCCGGACGTTCATCTTCGACACCGGGCTCGCCCCGGCCGCCGTTGGAGCGGCGCTGGCCGCGCTGCGGCTGCTGCGCCGCGAACCCGGGCGTGCGGCCCGGGCACGCGAGGTGTCCCTCACCCTGTACGAGCGGCTGACGGCCGAGGGGTTCGAGGCGGTACGGCCGGACGCAGCCGTGGTCTCCGTACGGGCGCCGTCCCCCGAACGGGCGGTGCGGTGGGCGGAGGACTGCCGGACGGCGGGACTCGCCGTCGGCTGCTTCCGCCCGCCGTCCGTGCCCGACGGTGTCTCGAGGCTGCGGCTGACCGCGCGCGCGGACCTGACGGACGGCCAACTCGACCGTGCCGTCGAGGTGATCCGCGCGACGCGGCCATAG
- the bioB gene encoding biotin synthase BioB, translating to MDLLNTLVDKGLRRETPTREEALAVLATSDDDVLDVVAAAGRVRRHWFGRRVKLNYLVNLKSGLCPEDCSYCSQRLGSDTGILKYSWLKPEDASKAAAAGLAGGAKRVCLVASGRGPTDRDVERVAGTIAAIKDQHENVEVCACLGLLSDGQAERLRAAGADAYNHNLNTSEATYGDITTTHTYADRVDTVRKAHAAGLSACSGLIAGMGESDEDLVDVVLALRALDPDSVPVNFLIPVEGTPLAAEWNLTPRRCLRILAMVRFVCPDVEVRIAGGREVHLRTMQPLALHLANSIFLGDYLTTEGQAGRADLEMIADAGFEVEGADEVTLPEHRAGGGGGGSCGAHEGDGGACGVHEGGAVCGAHAGGAERDSVGSGAEAVRTDLVAVRRRGAGTDLAPNA from the coding sequence ATGGACCTGCTGAACACGCTGGTGGACAAGGGGCTTCGGCGCGAGACGCCGACCCGCGAGGAAGCGCTGGCCGTCCTCGCCACTTCCGACGACGACGTGCTCGACGTGGTGGCCGCGGCCGGCCGGGTGCGCCGGCACTGGTTCGGCCGGCGGGTGAAACTCAACTATCTCGTCAACCTCAAGTCGGGCCTGTGCCCGGAGGACTGCTCGTACTGCTCGCAGCGGCTGGGCTCCGACACGGGCATCCTCAAGTACAGCTGGCTCAAGCCGGAGGACGCCTCGAAGGCCGCGGCGGCCGGGCTGGCGGGGGGCGCCAAGCGGGTCTGTCTGGTGGCCTCCGGGCGCGGGCCGACCGACCGTGACGTGGAGCGGGTCGCCGGCACCATCGCGGCGATCAAGGACCAGCACGAGAACGTCGAGGTGTGCGCCTGCCTCGGACTGCTCTCCGACGGTCAGGCGGAGCGGCTGCGCGCGGCCGGCGCGGACGCGTACAACCACAACCTCAACACCTCCGAGGCGACGTACGGGGACATCACCACCACGCACACCTACGCCGACCGGGTCGACACCGTGCGCAAGGCGCACGCCGCGGGGCTGTCCGCCTGTTCGGGGCTGATCGCGGGGATGGGCGAGAGCGACGAGGACCTGGTCGACGTCGTCCTCGCGCTGCGCGCGCTCGACCCGGACTCGGTGCCGGTCAACTTCCTGATCCCGGTGGAGGGCACCCCGCTGGCCGCGGAGTGGAACCTCACCCCGCGGCGCTGTCTGCGGATCCTGGCGATGGTGCGGTTCGTCTGCCCGGACGTGGAGGTGCGCATCGCGGGCGGCCGCGAGGTGCATCTGCGCACGATGCAGCCGCTCGCCCTGCACCTGGCCAACTCGATCTTCCTCGGCGACTACCTCACCACGGAGGGCCAGGCCGGCCGGGCCGACCTGGAGATGATCGCGGACGCCGGGTTCGAGGTGGAGGGCGCGGACGAGGTGACGCTGCCGGAGCACCGGGCCGGCGGGGGCGGGGGCGGTTCGTGCGGGGCGCATGAGGGGGACGGTGGGGCGTGCGGGGTGCACGAGGGTGGTGCGGTGTGCGGGGCGCATGCCGGTGGGGCCGAGCGGGACTCCGTCGGTTCGGGGGCGGAGGCCGTCCGTACGGATCTCGTCGCCGTACGCCGCCGGGGTGCCGGAACGGATCTCGCCCCCAATGCCTGA
- a CDS encoding adenosylmethionine--8-amino-7-oxononanoate transaminase yields the protein MPEPSGPGSVAELLELDRRHVWHPYGPMPGRAEPLVVEAASGVRLRLADGSGELVDGMSSWWSAIHGYNHPVLNEAARDQLGRMSHVMFGGLTHEPAVRLAKLLVDMSPDGLEHVFLADSGSVSVEVAVKMCLQYWRSLGRPEKRRLLTWRGGYHGDTWHPMSVCDPEGGMHELWQEVLPRQVFADAPPVQYEEAYAEQVRGLVGRHAHELAAVIVEPVVQGAGGMRFHSPAYLRVLREACDAHDVLLVCDEIATGFGRTGELFAADHAAVTPDVMCVGKALTGGYLTLAATLCTARVAGGISRGEVPVLAHGPTFMGNPLAAAVACASIGLLLGQDWRAEVKRIEAGLSDGLAPARALPGVRDVRVLGAIGVVQLDHEVDMAAATRAAVREGVWLRPFRDLVYTMPPYVTGDEDLARIGRAVCAAAREA from the coding sequence ATGCCTGAACCGTCCGGCCCGGGGAGCGTGGCCGAACTGCTGGAACTCGACCGGCGGCACGTGTGGCACCCGTACGGCCCGATGCCGGGCCGCGCCGAACCGCTCGTCGTGGAGGCGGCGAGCGGGGTGCGGCTGCGGCTCGCGGACGGCTCCGGGGAGCTGGTGGACGGGATGTCGTCCTGGTGGTCGGCGATCCACGGCTACAACCACCCGGTGCTCAACGAGGCCGCGCGTGACCAGCTCGGCCGGATGAGCCATGTGATGTTCGGCGGGCTCACCCACGAGCCCGCCGTCCGGCTGGCGAAGCTCCTTGTCGACATGTCTCCCGACGGTCTCGAACATGTCTTCCTCGCCGACTCCGGGTCGGTCTCGGTCGAGGTGGCCGTCAAGATGTGCCTCCAGTACTGGCGTTCACTGGGCCGCCCGGAGAAGCGGCGGCTGCTGACCTGGCGGGGCGGCTACCACGGCGACACCTGGCACCCGATGTCCGTGTGCGATCCCGAGGGCGGGATGCACGAGCTGTGGCAGGAGGTGCTGCCGCGCCAGGTGTTCGCCGACGCGCCGCCGGTGCAGTACGAGGAGGCGTACGCGGAGCAGGTGCGCGGCCTCGTCGGGCGGCACGCGCACGAACTGGCCGCGGTGATCGTCGAGCCGGTGGTGCAGGGGGCGGGCGGGATGCGGTTCCACTCCCCCGCGTATCTGCGGGTCCTGCGGGAGGCGTGCGACGCGCACGACGTGTTGCTGGTGTGCGACGAGATCGCGACCGGGTTCGGGCGTACGGGGGAGCTGTTCGCCGCGGACCACGCGGCCGTGACGCCCGATGTGATGTGCGTGGGCAAGGCGCTGACCGGCGGTTATCTGACGCTGGCGGCGACGCTGTGCACGGCGCGGGTGGCCGGGGGCATCTCGCGCGGTGAGGTGCCGGTGCTCGCGCACGGGCCGACGTTCATGGGCAATCCGCTGGCCGCGGCCGTGGCCTGCGCGTCGATCGGTCTGCTGCTCGGCCAGGACTGGCGGGCGGAGGTCAAGCGGATCGAGGCGGGGCTGTCGGACGGGCTCGCCCCGGCGCGTGCGCTGCCGGGTGTACGGGACGTACGGGTGCTCGGGGCGATCGGGGTGGTCCAGCTGGACCACGAGGTGGACATGGCGGCGGCGACGCGGGCGGCGGTGCGCGAGGGCGTGTGGCTGCGGCCGTTCCGCGACCTCGTGTACACGATGCCGCCGTACGTCACGGGGGACGAGGATCTGGCACGGATCGGCCGCGCGGTGTGCGCGGCGGCGCGGGAGGCGTGA
- the bioD gene encoding dethiobiotin synthase: protein MAVLVVSGTGTEIGKTVATAAVAAVAVADGRSVAVLKPAQTGLAPGERGDAEEAVRLSGAGVWHELARYPEPLAPATAARRAGLPAVRPADVAEAAEKLAAEYDLVLVEGAGGLLVRLDDEGGTVADVASLLSAPVLVVASAGLGTLNVTELTTRELGRRGLTPAGVLLGAWPSRPDLAARCNVTDLPAVTGVPLAGAIPAGAGGLPPGAFQAGARGWLAPALGGTWEVEG from the coding sequence ATGGCGGTTCTGGTGGTTTCGGGGACCGGGACGGAGATCGGCAAGACGGTGGCCACGGCGGCGGTCGCCGCGGTGGCGGTGGCCGACGGGCGCTCGGTGGCCGTGCTGAAGCCGGCGCAGACGGGGCTGGCGCCCGGGGAGCGGGGGGACGCGGAGGAGGCGGTACGGCTGTCGGGGGCCGGGGTCTGGCACGAACTCGCGCGCTACCCCGAGCCGCTGGCGCCGGCGACGGCCGCGCGGCGGGCCGGGCTGCCGGCGGTGCGGCCGGCGGACGTCGCCGAGGCGGCGGAGAAGCTGGCGGCCGAGTACGACCTGGTGCTGGTCGAGGGGGCGGGCGGGCTGCTGGTCCGCCTCGACGACGAGGGCGGCACGGTGGCGGACGTGGCGTCGCTGCTGTCGGCGCCGGTGCTGGTGGTGGCTTCGGCGGGGCTGGGGACGCTGAACGTGACGGAACTGACGACGCGGGAGCTGGGGCGGCGGGGGCTGACGCCCGCCGGCGTCCTGCTCGGCGCGTGGCCGTCCCGGCCGGACCTGGCGGCCCGCTGCAACGTGACGGACCTCCCGGCGGTGACGGGCGTCCCCCTGGCGGGCGCGATCCCGGCGGGAGCGGGGGGCTTGCCGCCGGGTGCCTTCCAGGCGGGTGCGCGGGGATGGCTGGCGCCGGCGTTGGGAGGGACGTGGGAGGTGGAGGGGTAG
- a CDS encoding fic family toxin-antitoxin system, toxin component, producing the protein MSTLRIDLAWLLMVAEQRTPGDPQVTDWGALVAAVSRHEAEIFGVPVYDTPHARAAALLQLLLHVPALERSNALFASAVAYGYLVACGARVDVSPEQVRDLARLVKTGGATVQRITEELRGWTA; encoded by the coding sequence TTGAGCACGCTCAGAATCGACCTCGCCTGGTTGCTGATGGTCGCCGAACAGCGGACGCCGGGGGATCCGCAGGTCACCGACTGGGGTGCGCTGGTCGCCGCGGTGAGCCGGCACGAGGCGGAGATATTCGGCGTCCCCGTCTACGACACGCCGCACGCGCGGGCGGCGGCGTTGCTGCAGCTTCTGCTGCATGTGCCGGCGCTGGAGCGCTCCAACGCGTTGTTCGCGTCCGCGGTGGCGTACGGCTATCTCGTCGCGTGCGGGGCGAGGGTGGACGTGTCGCCGGAACAGGTCCGCGACCTGGCCCGCCTGGTCAAGACCGGCGGGGCGACGGTCCAGCGGATCACGGAGGAACTCCGCGGGTGGACGGCGTGA
- a CDS encoding antitoxin gives MAKTQLNVRVDEDTARAARERALERGMSVNRYIEELVRQDAGETGRTFVDAAADFMKRYESVFAEEFGAGSAGPAGSAGARQQGGR, from the coding sequence ATGGCCAAAACCCAGCTGAACGTGCGGGTGGACGAGGACACGGCGCGGGCCGCCCGCGAGCGGGCCCTGGAGCGGGGCATGAGCGTCAACCGGTACATCGAGGAACTGGTCCGGCAGGACGCGGGGGAGACGGGGCGGACGTTCGTCGACGCCGCGGCCGACTTCATGAAGCGGTACGAGTCGGTCTTCGCGGAGGAGTTCGGCGCGGGGTCGGCGGGGCCCGCGGGCTCCGCCGGGGCGCGGCAGCAGGGCGGCCGCTGA
- a CDS encoding GNAT family N-acetyltransferase: MSDPHIRPATPSDIDAVLRFWRTAAEGTSISDDRDGVARLLARDPEALLLAERDGTLVGTAIAGFDGWRCHLYRLAVHPDHRRQGLARALLEAAEERFSTLGGRRADAMVLEANARAHRAWGAAGYHREDHWRRWVKPL; encoded by the coding sequence ATGAGCGATCCGCACATCCGCCCCGCCACCCCCTCCGACATCGACGCCGTCCTCCGGTTCTGGCGCACGGCCGCGGAGGGGACGAGCATCAGCGACGACCGCGACGGCGTGGCCCGGCTGCTCGCCCGTGACCCCGAGGCCCTGCTCCTCGCCGAGCGCGACGGCACCCTCGTCGGGACGGCGATAGCCGGCTTCGACGGCTGGCGGTGCCACCTCTACCGGCTGGCCGTGCACCCCGACCACCGCAGGCAGGGCCTCGCACGCGCGCTGCTGGAGGCAGCGGAGGAACGATTCTCCACTCTCGGCGGGCGGCGGGCGGACGCGATGGTCCTGGAGGCCAACGCGCGGGCGCACCGGGCGTGGGGCGCCGCCGGCTACCACCGCGAGGACCACTGGCGGCGCTGGGTCAAGCCGCTGTAG
- a CDS encoding hemolysin family protein: protein MTEVFLLLVAVALSLACGAFVAAEFSLTTVERGDLERAVERGERGAAGALKAVRQLTFQLSGAQLGITVTNLVVGMLAEPSISKLIAGPLEDIGVPPSASTSVALVLGTAVSTVFLMVVGELVPKNWAISAPLAMAKRVGTPQRWFSAAFRPFITHLNNTANHVVRRFGLEPAEELAHARGPQELVALARHSAKEGALEADTAELFVRTLNLADLTAENVMTPRVQVVALDLQATCEDVANATRATGLSRFPVYRESLDSVVGVAHIRDILAVPADQRPLRTLGQVIREPLFVPESLTVDRLLDRLSSGRQTMAVVIDEYGGTAGVATLEDIVEEVVGEVRDEHDPHETPDLAPAGADDDGRARYDADGSARLDQLARVGLRAPDGPYETLAGLVAAELGRIPVAGDRVEVAGWRLDVVDATGRRAARVLLHAPLAEDAEAAAVAGRTRNDETAGRSGDRKNGEGGR, encoded by the coding sequence ATGACCGAGGTGTTCCTGCTGCTCGTGGCGGTGGCGCTCTCGCTGGCCTGCGGCGCGTTCGTCGCCGCCGAGTTCTCGCTGACCACGGTCGAGCGCGGCGACCTCGAACGGGCTGTCGAGCGCGGCGAGCGCGGCGCGGCGGGCGCCTTGAAGGCCGTACGGCAGCTGACGTTCCAGCTGTCCGGCGCCCAGCTCGGCATCACGGTCACCAACCTGGTGGTCGGCATGCTCGCCGAGCCGTCGATCTCGAAGCTGATAGCGGGCCCGCTGGAGGACATCGGCGTCCCGCCCTCGGCGTCGACGTCGGTGGCCCTGGTGCTCGGCACGGCGGTGTCGACGGTGTTCCTGATGGTCGTCGGCGAGCTGGTGCCGAAGAACTGGGCGATCTCCGCGCCGCTGGCGATGGCCAAGCGCGTGGGCACGCCGCAGCGCTGGTTCAGCGCAGCGTTCCGGCCGTTCATCACCCATCTCAACAACACGGCCAACCACGTCGTACGGAGGTTCGGTCTCGAGCCGGCCGAGGAGCTGGCCCACGCGCGCGGGCCCCAGGAGCTGGTGGCGCTCGCCCGGCACTCCGCGAAGGAGGGGGCACTGGAGGCGGACACCGCCGAGCTGTTCGTACGCACCCTCAACCTCGCCGACCTCACCGCGGAGAACGTGATGACCCCGCGCGTCCAGGTCGTCGCCCTCGACCTCCAGGCGACCTGCGAGGACGTGGCGAACGCGACCCGTGCGACGGGCCTGTCCCGCTTCCCGGTCTACCGCGAGAGCCTGGACTCCGTCGTGGGCGTCGCACACATCCGGGACATCCTCGCGGTCCCCGCCGACCAGCGCCCCCTGCGCACGCTCGGCCAGGTGATACGCGAACCCCTGTTCGTCCCCGAGTCGCTCACCGTGGACCGGCTCCTCGACCGGCTGTCGTCCGGCCGGCAGACCATGGCCGTCGTCATCGACGAGTACGGCGGCACGGCCGGGGTGGCCACGCTGGAGGACATCGTCGAGGAGGTCGTCGGCGAGGTCCGGGACGAGCACGACCCGCACGAGACGCCCGACCTCGCCCCGGCCGGCGCGGACGACGACGGCCGCGCGCGGTACGACGCCGACGGCTCGGCCCGTCTGGACCAGCTCGCGCGGGTGGGGCTGCGGGCGCCGGACGGACCGTACGAGACGCTCGCCGGCCTGGTGGCGGCCGAACTCGGCCGGATACCGGTCGCGGGCGACCGCGTCGAGGTCGCCGGCTGGCGTCTCGACGTGGTCGACGCGACGGGTCGCCGCGCGGCCCGGGTACTCCTGCACGCACCCCTGGCGGAGGACGCCGAGGCCGCGGCGGTCGCCGGGCGGACCCGGAACGACGAGACCGCCGGCCGTTCCGGCGACCGGAAGAACGGGGAGGGTGGCCGATGA
- a CDS encoding hemolysin family protein, whose product MTAVQLLIGLLTLVANAFFVGAEFALISVRRSQIEPRAEEGDRRARSVLWGLQHVSALLAAAQLGITLCTLVLGVVAEPAIAHLLEPVFHAVGVPSGAGHAVSFVIALALATYLHMLLGEMVPKNVALAEPVRTALFLGPPLVGLARALRPVIFAINAFANALLKLLRVEAKDEVAATFSDDELARLVQDSSEAGLIDERAQERLHDALELGRRPVRDVVLPLEKIVYARVGVTPEQLEQLSAHSGFSRFPVVDAARRIVGYLHVKDALDAGPRGVPFPVREMRSIARVRETTPLDDVLTAMRGSRTHLAAVLGPDGRLSGLVTMEDVLRELFGQPA is encoded by the coding sequence ATGACCGCCGTACAGCTGCTGATCGGCCTGCTGACGCTGGTCGCCAACGCCTTCTTCGTGGGCGCCGAGTTCGCGCTGATCTCGGTGCGCCGCAGTCAGATCGAGCCGCGCGCGGAGGAGGGCGACCGACGGGCCCGCTCCGTGCTGTGGGGGCTCCAACACGTGTCGGCGCTGCTGGCGGCCGCACAGCTCGGCATCACGCTGTGCACGCTGGTCCTCGGCGTGGTCGCCGAGCCGGCGATCGCGCATCTGCTGGAGCCGGTGTTCCACGCGGTGGGCGTGCCGTCGGGCGCGGGGCACGCGGTGTCCTTCGTGATCGCGCTGGCGCTGGCGACGTATCTGCACATGCTGCTGGGCGAGATGGTGCCGAAGAACGTGGCGCTGGCCGAGCCGGTGCGGACGGCGCTGTTCCTCGGACCGCCGCTGGTGGGGCTGGCCCGTGCGCTGCGGCCGGTGATCTTCGCGATCAACGCCTTCGCCAACGCGCTCCTGAAGCTGCTGCGGGTGGAGGCGAAGGACGAGGTCGCCGCCACGTTCTCGGACGACGAGCTGGCCCGTCTCGTGCAGGACTCCAGCGAGGCCGGGCTGATCGACGAGCGGGCGCAGGAGCGGCTGCACGACGCGCTGGAGCTGGGGCGCCGGCCGGTGCGGGACGTGGTGCTGCCGCTGGAGAAGATCGTCTACGCGCGCGTGGGCGTCACCCCGGAGCAGCTGGAGCAACTGTCCGCGCACTCCGGGTTCTCGCGCTTCCCGGTGGTGGACGCGGCCCGGCGGATCGTGGGGTATCTGCATGTGAAGGACGCGCTGGACGCGGGTCCGCGCGGGGTGCCGTTCCCGGTGCGGGAGATGCGCTCCATCGCCCGGGTCCGGGAGACCACGCCGCTGGACGACGTGCTCACCGCGATGCGGGGCAGCCGCACCCACCTGGCCGCGGTGCTCGGCCCGGACGGCAGGCTGTCGGGCCTGGTGACGATGGAGGACGTCCTGCGGGAGCTGTTCGGCCAGCCGGCGTGA
- a CDS encoding SGNH/GDSL hydrolase family protein, with protein sequence MQTNPPHPSPPYSSLVAVGDSFTEGMSDLLPDGTYRGWADLLAGRMAARSPGFRYANLAVRGKLIGQIVDEQVDPAAAMGADVITLVGGLNDTLRPKCDMVRVRDLLTEAVERLAPSCKQLVLMRSPGRQGPVLERFRPRMEALFETVDALAERHGAVVVDLYGAPSLSDPRLWDVDRLHLTAEGHRRVAEAVWQSLGYEPEDADWHTPMTATAPAAWLARRTADARFARQHLLPWIARRLTGRSSGDGRPAKRPDLLPYDPPRA encoded by the coding sequence ATGCAGACGAACCCGCCTCACCCCAGCCCCCCTTACTCCAGCCTGGTCGCGGTCGGCGACTCCTTCACCGAGGGCATGTCGGACCTGTTGCCCGACGGCACCTACCGCGGCTGGGCCGACCTCCTGGCCGGCCGGATGGCCGCGCGCTCGCCCGGCTTCCGGTACGCCAACCTCGCGGTGCGGGGGAAGCTGATCGGCCAGATCGTCGACGAGCAGGTCGACCCGGCCGCCGCGATGGGCGCCGATGTGATCACGCTCGTCGGCGGCCTCAACGACACGCTGCGGCCCAAGTGCGACATGGTCCGGGTGCGGGATCTGCTGACGGAGGCGGTGGAGCGGCTGGCCCCGTCCTGCAAGCAGCTGGTGCTGATGCGCAGCCCGGGCCGGCAGGGTCCCGTCCTGGAGCGGTTCCGGCCGCGCATGGAGGCGCTGTTCGAGACGGTCGACGCGCTCGCGGAGCGGCACGGGGCGGTCGTGGTCGACCTGTACGGGGCGCCGTCGCTCTCCGACCCCCGGCTGTGGGACGTGGACCGGCTGCACCTGACGGCCGAGGGCCACCGGCGGGTGGCCGAGGCGGTGTGGCAGTCGCTGGGCTACGAGCCGGAGGACGCGGACTGGCACACGCCGATGACGGCGACCGCCCCGGCGGCCTGGCTCGCCCGCCGAACCGCCGACGCCCGCTTCGCCCGGCAGCACCTGCTGCCCTGGATAGCCCGGCGGCTGACAGGCCGCTCCTCGGGCGACGGCCGCCCCGCCAAACGCCCGGACCTCCTCCCGTACGACCCACCGCGCGCGTAG
- the purB gene encoding adenylosuccinate lyase, protein MTSAPAKPRIPNVLAGRYASPELATLWSPEEKVRLERRLWLAVLRAQKDLGIEVPDTALADYERVLDDVDLPSIAAREKVTRHDVKARIEEFNALAGHEQVHKGMTSRDLTENVEQLQIRRSLELMRDRTVAVLARLGKLSGEYGELVMAGRSHNVAAQATTLGKRFATAADELLVAYGRIEELLGRYPLRGIKGPVGTAQDMLDLLGGDATRLAELERRIAEHLGFSQAFTSVGQVYPRSLDYEVVTSLVQLAAAPSSLAKTIRLMAGHELVTEGFKPGQVGSSAMPHKMNTRSCERVNGLMVILRGYASMTGELAGDQWNEGDVSCSVVRRVALPDAFFALDGLLETFLTVLDEFGAFPAVVARELDRYLPFLATTKVLMGAVRAGVGREVAHEAIKENAVATALAMREQGAERNELLDRLAADERIPLDREALAALMADKLSFTGAAADQVATVVARIGEIVKQHPEAAGYTPGAIL, encoded by the coding sequence GTGACATCTGCGCCCGCCAAGCCCCGCATCCCCAACGTCCTCGCCGGACGCTACGCCTCCCCCGAGCTCGCCACGCTCTGGTCGCCCGAGGAGAAGGTGAGGCTCGAGCGCAGGCTCTGGCTCGCCGTACTGCGCGCCCAGAAGGACCTCGGCATCGAAGTCCCCGACACCGCGCTCGCCGACTACGAGCGCGTCCTGGACGACGTCGACCTCCCCTCCATCGCCGCGCGCGAGAAGGTCACCCGCCACGACGTCAAGGCCCGTATCGAGGAGTTCAACGCCCTCGCCGGCCACGAGCAGGTCCACAAGGGCATGACCTCCCGGGACCTCACCGAGAACGTCGAGCAGCTCCAGATCCGCCGCTCGCTGGAGCTGATGCGCGACCGCACGGTCGCCGTCCTGGCCCGCCTCGGCAAGCTGTCCGGCGAGTACGGCGAGCTGGTCATGGCCGGCCGCTCGCACAACGTGGCCGCCCAGGCCACCACCCTCGGCAAGCGCTTCGCGACCGCCGCCGACGAACTCCTCGTGGCGTACGGCCGCATCGAGGAGCTCCTCGGCCGCTACCCGCTGCGCGGCATCAAGGGCCCGGTCGGCACCGCCCAGGACATGCTGGACCTCCTCGGCGGCGACGCCACCCGCCTCGCGGAGCTGGAGCGCCGCATCGCCGAGCACCTCGGCTTCTCGCAGGCGTTCACCTCCGTCGGCCAGGTCTACCCCCGCTCCCTCGACTACGAGGTCGTCACCTCCTTGGTGCAGCTCGCCGCCGCCCCGTCCTCGCTGGCGAAGACGATCCGGCTGATGGCGGGGCACGAGCTGGTCACCGAGGGCTTCAAGCCCGGCCAGGTCGGCTCCTCCGCGATGCCGCACAAGATGAACACCCGCTCCTGCGAGCGCGTCAACGGCCTGATGGTGATCCTGCGTGGCTACGCCTCGATGACCGGCGAGCTGGCGGGCGACCAGTGGAACGAGGGCGACGTGTCCTGCTCCGTGGTGCGCCGGGTGGCGCTCCCGGACGCGTTCTTCGCGCTCGACGGCCTGCTGGAGACATTCCTGACCGTGCTCGACGAGTTCGGCGCGTTCCCGGCGGTCGTCGCCCGCGAGCTGGACCGCTACCTCCCGTTCCTGGCCACCACCAAGGTGCTGATGGGCGCGGTGCGGGCGGGCGTGGGCCGCGAGGTGGCGCACGAGGCGATCAAGGAGAACGCGGTGGCGACCGCGCTCGCCATGCGAGAGCAGGGCGCCGAGCGCAACGAGCTGCTCGACCGCCTCGCCGCCGACGAGCGCATCCCGCTGGACCGCGAGGCGCTGGCCGCGCTGATGGCGGACAAGCTGTCGTTCACCGGCGCCGCCGCCGACCAGGTCGCCACCGTCGTCGCCCGGATCGGCGAGATCGTGAAGCAGCACCCGGAGGCCGCGGGCTACACCCCGGGGGCGATCCTCTGA
- the mug gene encoding G/U mismatch-specific DNA glycosylase has protein sequence MTRPTPAELEAARDRLVPDVVADGLHVLFCGINPGLMTAATGHHFARPGNRFWPVLHLSGFTPRRLHPSEQEELLSYGLGITNVVARASARADELTAEEYREGGRLLGLKVARLRPRWLAVLGVTAYRTAFDDRGAQVGPQVRTIGDTRVWVLPNPSGLNAHWTARTMAEEFARLREAAER, from the coding sequence CTGACACGCCCCACCCCGGCGGAGCTGGAGGCCGCCCGCGACCGTCTCGTCCCGGACGTGGTCGCGGACGGCCTCCATGTGCTGTTCTGCGGCATCAATCCAGGTCTGATGACGGCCGCGACCGGCCACCACTTCGCCCGCCCCGGCAACCGCTTCTGGCCGGTGCTGCACCTGTCCGGCTTCACCCCGCGCCGCCTGCACCCCTCCGAGCAGGAGGAACTGCTGTCGTACGGGCTGGGCATCACCAACGTGGTGGCGCGGGCCTCCGCCCGGGCCGACGAGCTGACCGCCGAGGAGTACCGCGAGGGCGGGCGGCTGCTCGGCCTGAAGGTGGCCCGGCTGCGGCCCCGTTGGCTGGCCGTGCTCGGTGTCACCGCCTACCGGACCGCCTTCGACGACCGCGGGGCCCAGGTGGGTCCCCAGGTGCGGACCATCGGCGACACCCGCGTCTGGGTGCTGCCCAACCCCAGCGGCCTCAATGCCCACTGGACGGCGCGGACGATGGCCGAGGAGTTCGCCCGCCTCCGGGAAGCGGCCGAGAGGTAG